The region CATCTGTCAACTATTCATTTAGTAATTTCTCATTTAAGGTATTTTCCGTACTTTTAAGAAGACCACAAACTTCTCCATGTATTATCTCTAATCTAATCTAAACTTTACTTTTCTATTCCTTCTATTCTTTCCCTTTGTTTCTCCCTCCTTCTCTAAAACCTTTACAGAAGTAACTTTAGAATCAAACTGGAATTTCCTTTTTCAATACGAATGTAATAAGCTTTGACAAAGGACATAATTTATCATATTTCCCTTTTTTTGGATAGAGAAAGGATTTTATAGTCACTTTGCTGCTAGAAACTAATATGTATAGGAGCTTTGGGCATAGTGATCGTTAGAGATAAATAAATCTATGGTTGATTGAAGCCTCACCTAACAGCTTGAGCTTTAAGGTGGACCGGTTATTTGACATGGTATTAAAGCCTCTATGAATTGAAAGGTTTAGAGTTCAATATTTAGCAATCCtcatttggttaattaaataatttagcaCAAGGTAAAATTAGCTTGTGTGTTTATCTGTTCACGCCTCAAGTCCAATGGGCATTCGTATATGGAGGTGTGTtagagataaaaaaatttattgttgCAGTTTGGCCTTTTAGTGAACTGGTTATTTGACAGTGACCTTAAGAATTTAATTGGCTTCTGTAAACTAgttaatgatataaaaatatgaacAAGTTTACCTTAAAGATTATGTTGTATGCTGTTAACCTCGTTGAAGTATTTAGTGGGTTATAGAATTAGCCTTTTCATATTTGGaattatatgttttgtaactATGATGGCAGTTTTAACTTAATTTGGGAGTGATTATAGATGATTTATTAGTTGTACTTGATGGTATAGctatttaaaaatagataagaTGATGGTACTGAGTAAAAAAATGCATATTTTCTGTCTACTAATGTTTTGGTTTTCTTGGCGTGTTTGCTCTATAAATAATGCATTTTACTTCAGCTTTCTCATCTTCTCTGTTTTGTTGTGGTTTTAGAATCTCTCCCAGCTCGCATCAATCAACTACGATCTTCTCTCCAAGGGCTGGAAGGACGATCCATCTACAAATTCCAATCCATGATCTTTGTATCTACTCAGTCGAACCACAATTGTGGTTTTGACATCGGATTAATTTGGCACTTTTAAGGTGCCTGATTGCCAGTGTTGTTTGTATACTCTGTACATGTACGTCTCGATCTTTAAGCACTTGTTCTCCAATTTCTTCAATAGATTAATTTCACTGCGTAAGTCTGTCATTTGATATTTGGTGCTCTTTCAGAAATAGCCAAAATATTGAAGGACTGAAACTGCTCTGGGGATGTGCTCTTTCCGCATTATAGGTAATGTATCCACACTGGGATTTttgattataatattatcaagagttaatttattttttcgcCGAGGATCTTACTTGTACCATAATTAAAATGCCAGTGTTAAACCTATTGTGCACCGTTTGTGAATTGTTTCCTCATCAATGAGAATACATCCCTTTGTTTTCAGTCATGTTGATCAAATTTTCAAGCTATTTTTAGCAACTTTAAGCTTTCAAAAGCctgtattaaattaaattcaatttactTTATGTAATTTTTACTCTTTCTGAATGTATTCTGTTGTAATAATCTCAATCCCATGATTAAAGAAATCAGTGTAATAATCTTTTTTAGGATGAAGTGGAAATTAGCTTGCAAAAACTTTGAAGTTTAATTTTCTGAAAATTGATTATGATGGTTAAATTGGCATTAATACAATCTAGACCATCCTGTTAGGTTTGGATTTTACTTGAGATCttactctctttttttttttatttgtttccatATGGACTTTTTAACATTGTAAAAAGATCAAATTGGATTCACcttcaataaattttaattttttcattttttatgctTGTGTGGATGACGTggtattaaatattaactaaaatataatatatataaagagCTATATAAATATCGCTCACATGTGTTAGCACGTGCGATATGTTCATCTACTTTGAACAATTATACTACTTTTAAATGGATATATGGATAGTTTTATGACATGACATGAATTACGAGCTCTAGttatacaataaaataattgtttttcataTGATAATAAATAGAAGCACAAATATGTTATCTtcatttttggtatattttcttcttcttttttatgatAAAGATGTATGAAATAGATAGGTTTCAGAACACGAAGatgtaaaaattgaaattactaTTACTGATTTAGTTGAAGTTAATCATCCCTCCTAACTTGaacaaattaacaaattaaactATCAAAATTAgcatgtatatatttttatcatgaTATTGTTCATTACTAACTACACAAGTCTCATTACTAATAATAGAACAAACAAGACTTGTGGGTGAACgttaaacaacaaaaaaaaaaatagtaaacgATACTAAATATAGCAAAATTGCaactttcaatttcaattttttgttaaaaaatgtcTATATAAACTCCCAAGTGCATGCTTATTAAATTCTCAAACAAAGAAAGCAAACGAGATGATGGGAAAGAGAGGGGTAGGGTTGTTTTGTTTGGCTATCATAGCTTTAGCTGCATTGATCAACTGTGCAGAAGCCAAAGCAATTCCGAAACATCCCGGCCCTAACCCCGAAGGTGATTTATGTCGACTACCAGGAGGTATTTCGCTACCTGGCTGCCAATCTAACAACAAGGCTACGCTCATCCCGGCTTACAATCACGATCGTGGCTGCTTAAGAACCAATAGGTGCCGCGGTGGTCAAGAATAAACATCGGCACAACACTCTCTTTTACGTTGGATTTCATGTTTTCTTTCATGATATCTAACAAATCATGTTTTCAGTCTTTGTTTGATATCAAGTTTGATTCTCTATGTATTTATATCAAATTCATTTGTaatttaatattgtgagagagTCAAAATATTTTGACACAATTATCAAATTGATATTACAACAAATAATTGATTGTAGttgatttcaattttattctataatTTCGATCATTTTGTGAAATTCCAAATACAACTTTAAAAGGGGgtgttatttaaataaatttaaaaaattgattaaataaagAATAGAAAGCAAGTTAGAAATTGACAAAGCAATTTTGAAGTGTTTGGGTTCAAAATCATACTGCATCCGCTACTTGATCAAAAATAAAGATTTGTAAATTCAACAACATTTGAACAAGTTACATAAAAATGGTATCTTTATAAGCTCAACATCTAACTTGCAATTTTTTATAAAGCTACACGCCTAATTCCAATAAACGTTTTTTACAAGGTTTAATTAATAACTCATAACACTATTAGAAAAGCTGGATTTAGCGACGAAATTTAGCAGCACTCTAAATTCATCGCTAAATTCATAATTAGCGATAGATGAGCCTTGAGTTAAATGAAACGTTGACAAAATTTTGGCAACTTTTACGAAAGATTAACAAAAATCTATCGCTAAATCTTGAGTTAAATGAAACGTTGCGTATTAGAGTTAAGTACAATCCGTCTCTAAATTTTAACCCCAAAATGCAGATCCCCTTCCTTCTTTGCCATTTGCAATTTCTTCTCCTCTCTCAACCAAAACCGACATCGTCCTCCCTCACCAGCAGTCCGCTAACAGTCCAAAAACAGTAGGtacattttttacatttttattatttttattaggatTAACTGCATATAAAATCACGACCGTTacaccaaatttcaaaaataacatgacctttaaaacgtaTCGATCACatacaccacctttcatttcttttcaaaaataacatcggctATTTTTAATGGCATTTTTACGGACGTGGGCAGACCCATCGAATGTCCAAGGCAGCAAAATCTCACTGCAAAATATGCgcatgatgaaattgaaaagaaatgaaaggtggtgtctatgattgacacgttttaaaggtcatgttatttttgaaatttggtgcAAAGGTCATGATTTAACATGTAAttaatctttttcatttttaaataatctGGTTAggtttgttatttaatttgttaatttgatCATGAttgtagtttaattaaattgttaattctaggttaattgttaaattgggttaatttttagatttattgaattataatttagGTTAAATTAGGTTAATACGTGtaattagattataattattaaattaggttaaattttaggttagtttaattatgaaattagattaattaaattgttaattattggttaatttttaaattagggtaatttttaggttaattaaattataatttaggttaaattatattaatatgtttaattagattagaattgttaaattaagttaaattttaagttaattagattataaatattaaattaggttaaattttaatttaaatgaaataccGCTAATGttctataatttaattttaaaaaagttctataataatttattagaacttaaaatatttattaaatattaactaaaatatttaatataatttaatatttaatacatATACTTAGTCATATAAATATCATTCACGTGTGTTAGCACATGGCTAAATACTAATGTTGTTATTACTTTGAACAATTTGTTCTTCTTTTAAATGGATATGACTAATTTTGTGACATGATTTACGAGCTCTAGGTATGTAATAAAATGATTGTTTTTCATACGAAATTGTGAAAAACTGAAATTACTATTACTGATTTAATTGAAGTTAATCATCCCTCCTAACTcaaacaaattaacaaattaaactATCAAAATTAACAtgcatatttttattatgattttgcGATATCATGAAAATGATAGCAACATGCTTgatgtatttgttttatttttcaattttttttttgcatggATCACGTACACAAGTCTCATTACAAATTAATAACATCATTACTAATAATAGAACAAACAAGATTGTGGGTGAAAgttaaacaacaacaaaaaaatatattaaacgatattaaatatagtaaaattgcaactttcaatttctattttttgttaaaaaatgtcTATATAAACTCCCAAGTGCATGTTTATCATAGCTTTAGCTGCATTGATCAACTGTGCAGAAGCCAAAGCAATACCGAAACAACCCGGCCCTGACCCGGTGACTGATCTATGTAATATACTGGGAGGTGTTCCGCTACCCGGCTGTCAATCTAACAAGAAGGCTACGCTCATCCTAGCTTACAATCACGATCGTGCCTGCTTAAGAACCAATAGGTGCCACGGCGATCAAGATTAAACATCGGCACAACGTACTCTCTTTTACGTAGGATTTCGAGTTTTCTTTCATGATATCTAACAAATCatgtttcaatttttgtttgatATAGAGCTCGAGTCTctttgtatttattttaaattcatttttaatttaagattGTGAGAGAATCAGAATATTTGACACAATGACCGAATTGatattgtaaaaaataattgattataGTCGATTtcaatctatatctatactataatataatcttgaactccaaattaattttaacaagtGGATTGATTATAAATTTCCATGTGGCAAttactcatttaaaattaattcattattttattaaaaaacctaataattaatattttttaagttataaaatatgaaaagttaaaacttgcaataattaaatttgtttcataacttataaatattaatagtatAGAAAAACTTTtaagattttataaattataaacatgaaaaaagaaactcttcaaatttcatcgccatcaaaattataaaattctatgagtttaaatttaaattaaattaaattaatttttttatttttagtatataataatataaaaaatattttatttctcataatttaaaaatacatcctattgaattacatattttaaaataatattataagaattaaaaaattaaattatgagaactaaaatacttttatttcattatatgctaaaaatataaataattttaaaactaaatttagttaattaaaatttaaagttatagaattttataaatgtgatggttttaaaatttgaagagtttctatttatgtttataagttataaaatattaaaaaaaattaaatattattaacatttataggttatgaaaccaaatatattaattttttttaacttttcatatttttaaaaataagttttgTATAACAtctaacttttcatatttttcaattaattacaaCTTTTTTGTCATGAAATATATAAgtgtgtttatatatatatatatatatatatatatatatatatataaaaatccatgcacacatatttaattataaacaaacatGGTTCTTAAGagtttttttatatctatttctttctattttttcatACTTGATATTGTCTCATGCAACTTTTTCccgcaataatttttttttaatcattcatAATAAAGTACGCTTGGAGTAAGTATCgtctatctttttaaaattgtttagtTTATGTGTATGGTTGTTGttgtgtattttaatttattttagtgacATGTGACCTAACTTACTAAAGAATTCAAAGAAACGAGGATTGAATGCCattggaatatatatatatatatatatatatatatatattagacaTGAACCATACAATCGTAATTATATGATTTCAAtgataatgttgattttatgagGTTCATCAAAACTATTTAACATAAAAGATTTTATGTTTTGCATTGAATTGATTTAAAGTTGACAATTATTTTCCATCAAatgtcttttttattcatttatatgaCATAtctcttattattttttaattatattaaaaaaacagtacgtgaataaaaaaattgattatgaattttaaatgtttaattataatatcattatttatatgttatgaaatatgaaatatttttgaaattaaataaaagttattaaaatttaatcttattaaattttttattgttttgattatgaaatttaatgaattttagttaaaaCTTAATGAAATTTTCTTAAAGTTTATGAGTAGTTCTATATTTACGTTTAAAAGGTATAAATATGacaaatttttattaatgtattaaatatataaaatttgaagaatttttattatatttaaagcttatgaaatttatcatgtttataaattatgatataaagaattttttttacaattattaaaatcacCCGCGCAACGCGCATGCATCGACCTAGTTTTATTCTATACTTTGATCATGCTGTGAAATTTCAGATACAACTGTAGGGGGGTgtggtgggggggggggggggggggggttaatAGGttgttcaaataaattaaaaaattgattagaGAAAGGATAGAAAGCAAGTTAGAAATTGACAAAGCAAATTTAGAGTGTTCTGGTTCAAAATCAAACTACATCCGCTATTCAATCAAAAGTTAAGATTtgtaaattcaataaaatttgaACAAGTTATATAAAATGGTGTTTTTACTGGCTCTACATCTAACTTGCAGTTTTTATAAAGCTGAACTTCTAATTCataataaatgattttttataaggTTTAATCAATAACTCACGATACGAAATTACTGTTTCGTCTAATAAGAACAAGCGATCAACACAACAAATTGATGCACTATAGATGTAGAGAGTATTTGGAGAGAGTTGTAtatataaattgctaataattgTTCTTACTTAGCACAAAGTTAGAATCCAAATTTATTGAATCATCCATCATTGGTTCAAAACTGAAATAATCTCGTTTGAtcttttctctttatttattaAATGCTTCTCAGAGTGTTGCTGACAATCGTTGGATTTAAAATGACGATCATTGACTTTAAACGGTCaagaaattcaattgaatttcatGGTGATTAATTTTGAGCTAACGAAGTTGATTTGAAACTGATAATCATCGATTATCAAAAATCGTTAATTTGATCGTTGAGAAGTTTCAATTTAGCGCAGTTGACTTTGCTTCGACTTTGGGTGATTATTGATCAAGAATAACAGTCGTCAGGTATTTTAGGAAATCCTCAACTATGCATTTTTAccaaaaatgatatttttctacacaattattaaaaatattgaaatgttGATTGTTTGTATATGTCAAAAAATTAGGAAAATAAATACATATGTTTTTCTACATATAAGCATGGgtaaaaatagaattaaatttGGAGTGTTTAACTCCTCATCAATTTAACAACACTGTAATATGGTTTgtagatttattttaattcatctTAGACAAAAATTAAGATGTTAGTAAATGAGCAAATGGCATAGACATCACAGTAATTAAAGAACGTAAAGTTGATCATTCGATAACATCTAAAAGAAAAGGCAACATCCAACAATATAAGTCCAACCAATAAGCCATACAAGGCAAACATCTGAAGCATTTTGGCATAAAAACATTGCCAAACGAAGAAAaaacaataatcaaataaaCGCGGCGAATCATAATAGCAATATCAAAAACACacgaaaagaaaaataaaatgacaatatGTGTCAAAAATGCTCGATGATGTGCAAATAAAAGCACGAGCGACAAACCATAAAAACATGCGACACTCATTCCAAATCATCCTCTCGCGTATGATCAGTATCCATAGTCGCCCTAAGACAAACACGCGAATTTAGGGGACATGTACATGTTTGCTCATTATGCTGAGACGAACATATGTTCATACATAAGAGTAGTttatataaactttaattatagTAAAATTTAGACGATAGAAATGTATAGATGAAACGTGCAGAATGACAAGTAATTAACAAAAGATAAGTTGGAGAGTATTTACCTCGTGAAAATATCCAAAGAGAAGAAATTTATTTGTTCAGTGATTTTAATACATAAAAGCCTATTGAATTCTAAGTTTAAAGTTGCTTCCATATTCCAATGTTGTGGTGTGGCAATCCTTAAgctatttgtaatttttaaaatgggaaaaaatgaaaattacttGATTCTAGGAAaataataccaaaaacacgcgtgTTCCTTATTTTTTTGGGTCAATACTTGATTTCATTACAAAACATCTTTAACACTTGATTAGTAATTATATTCTCATCCAACACTTATTCTTTATAAACACAAAATCACAAGCCACCAAATATTTTTAACAGATCCAAAATCACAAGCTATCAAACAAAAGGTAAGATAAACCATTCTTGTTCTTCTtcgattttttaatttatcatatcTATAAATTGATGAAAACGAAGCTTAAATCAGATTCGAGATTTGATGTAATCTAATTGATTTCAGCAAAGCTGAAATCAATTTGATCGTTCAGGCGGCAACGGCCCAGAAGAGCAAATCGGAGAAGATGGTTCAGGCGACAACGACTTGGAGGAGCAGATCGGAGAAGAAGGTTCAGGCGGCACCAACTCCATACCAAAAGCACAAAAGTGTATTAGATCTAATTATTGTGATATTACTGTTGTTGTTGTATTTCACGCTGCTGTTGCTGCTGTTTTTTATGTTGCTGTTTTCTGTTTGTTTTTATTACTGTTGTTGTTTTATACAACTACTGTTGTTTTTTTTAGTATACTTTCTGTATATTTGTTGTATACGTTTAGTATACCCCCATATAagtttagtatattttttttatatgttaacacaattttaaaattaaaatagtgaaGTGTatccaaattaaataattttaatattatattgataatattattcGCTTGTTTCTTAGTTTGTTATATGTAATgattatttacttttaatgaTTATAATGGTTTGGTATCTCTTTTCAATGTTTTATGCATATTGTACATTTGTTATATGTACTGATTCGTTATATGTActgacttttttttaaataattataatatttacactaatcaaattatatatagtttttgtacattatattgtatttttttaataattcagAAATGCCAACACCTGTTATTATCAGTATTTGACAttatatacattttaaattaataaatacacGAAGAATACACAAggtgtatatattatttaaaataaaaaagtatatataaattatacataaagtatacaCGAATAATACACAaggtgtatttattattttaaaataaaaaaaagtatgtacaaatatacacgaataatacacaaagtgtatttattatcttaaaaattacaaaatacacACAAATAATACACAAGGTGTATTTATTAgcttaaaattacaaaatatacacGAAGAATACACAAggtgtatttattatttaaaaataaaaaaagtatgtaTAAAATATACATCAAGTATATATGAAGAATACACAAggtgtattttattattttaaaataaaaaaaatacgtacaaaatatatataaatatacacGAATAATATACAaggtgtatttattattttaaaattacaaaatatacacGATATTTAACatagtatatttattattttaaaattaaaacatgtaCACAAAATATACACGAAAAATACACAAagtgtatttattattttaaaataaaaaagtgtgtacaaaatatatataaagtgTACACGAAGAATACACAaggtgtatttattattttaaaataaaaaaaacatgtataaaatatacataaaatatacacgAATAGTACACAaggtgtatttattattttaatataaaaaagaatgtACGAAATATACACaaattatacttattttttttaaatataattagtattttaaaatataaaaatataaaaatatacacaaatatatacaaaatatacttattattttaaaattaaaaaatatacacaaaatattattatttatttccaacaAAATTCTTGAGTCATAGAATTCAACCATATTACTCTTATCTTCTCTTTCTAACTGCTCTCTACTGTAAATAAAAGAGAAACACAACAAacacataataaaaaatagagcATAAAagaatcatttttttcttccatttttttctactttttttcttttcatcggAATAACATCAGATCTTTGATTCTTGAACATCACTGCCACCATAAACATTATTTCTCAATTACCACCCCGTCCTCTTCTTTGAACTACCaatcattattatttatactttaATATACAGTACTACAGTTCTAATATGATCGTATATATACGTAGTATTAATATTTGTATACTTTTAGTATACTTTCGGTATACTTTTGAAAACATGGTTTGTCCATTTCATAATTCACAATGGACATGAGACTGAACATATAGACATTTCAGGATTGATGACAGAAAACTTAAGTAACAGACCGGTTGAAGTAATTAGCAAAATGAGTAAGAATATAACGTTCGCCTTATCATTGTACCTCACTCAAGTGAATAAAATTTCATTGAGAAGTTTTAACAAACAGTTCATAAGCATAACTGAAAATCTTATGTCACAAATTGATAACTCTGTAATTTCTCAAAGAATCAAACAAAACACTCATATTAGCTAAAATAATTGGTAGAAGAAAAAATTATAGAAGTATGAAGATTTAATTAGATAAAATCTTGAATAAAGAAAACTAGAAAATTCAATAAGTAGTGAAGTGAGTTTGAAATTGAATATGCAACTAAGATTTAaacaatatcaataattaaaaaactaaaaatgagaaataagTCAATATTGAATTGCTGGTTTCTAGTAATAATTTTCCCAAACTATTATAAATGTACTCAtagttaatagaaaaaaaaacatgaattacaaaaaaaataagaaataatagAAACCCATGATCatgatcttttttttatatccATTGGTTTGTGTAGTGGATTGATGAAAATGGTGAAATTGGGTGAAGCAATAGATTACATAAGAAAGAAATAGAGGAAATAAAAGAATACGTGTCCATTGCAATTACTTTTACTAATTAGGTGTTCAGCGCAACTAATTACGTGCTAAggttaattttttcaaattaaaaagtgTTGGTCCCAATAAAAAGACTACCTAAGTGCTCAGTgtgaatatttttaatttttaagtgtATTGTCTAATTTCCTCTTTTAAAATCCCAAGGCTTCGTTGTAAGATTTTTTTTCCCCGGATCCTTAATCAAGTGTTTAGCCTTAGTATTTATAGAGAATGCAAGGGTTTGGGGAGGGTGTGCACGCATCAGTTCATGGCTTCCTTTCATGTTTGAATCAACAAGAAAACCAGACAAACCGGTGATTCTTCTGTAAATGCAGACATGACCAGCATACGCCTTACACAGGCGCGCACATGGAGAGAGGCGCATATTTCGCTTAATTGTAGGAGATTTCTAGTTGTATTTTTGGAAAATGCAAGTGCTCCTATAATACAAGACTGAAAAATTTAAAGGCTAGCAGTAGAGTAGTAGTGATCAATATCAAATGTTGGCATGATAATGGTATCATGTTGATTCGTGTTTGCAGCTAGCAAATGCTCCGTCTCAAGGCTGTTTTGTTGAGCCCATAAACTTTCATTCGACTGTCTCAACCTACCAAGATCTTCAGCTACTTGTTTCATGCTCGGTCTTTTCATTCCGCTGCTACTAAGGCAGCATTTTGCAAGCTCTGCAAACACTTTGATATCTTCCAATTCATCTTCGGTTACAGCGAGATAAAGTATTTCAGAGAGATCATTACGCTCTAGTGAAGAAAGAAAGTATTGAATGATGTTACTGTTGGATCCTGATCTTGCATTAGGATTTGGCTTCTCTCCGGTCAAGAGTTCAACAAGCACAACCCCAAAACTATACACATCGCTCTTCTCTGTTAAAATCCCGGTCATGAGATATTCCGGATCCAAGTAGCCGAATGTTCCTTGTATTTTCATAGCCATATCTGTCTGACCTGGAGAAATAAGCACCGAAGCTCCGAAATCGGATACCTTTGTTGTGTAATTTTCATCTATGAGGATGTTTGCTGACTTGACGTCTCCGTGAATAATTGGCGGATTGGCAAGGGAATGCAAATAATCAAGCGCTAGAGCTATCTCTGCAGCAATTCGCAGACGAACTTTCCAACTGCTTAGTATTTGAGACCTACTCTGATGAATATGCTGAAATAAACTCCCATTTGAAATAAATTCGTAAACCAACAGTGGATGTTTTGTCTCCAAACACAGGCCTAAGATCTTTACCACATTTACATGGTTGACCTGTAAAACAATGCCAATTTCTTTCTGGAACTCTTGATTTATTTGAGTTTTGTCTAAATCTTTCGGCTTCTTTACTGCGACTTGTGTGCCATCTGTTAAACTTCCCCTGTAAACAGATCCGAACCCGCCTTCGCCTAGAAATTGGCTTATGTCATAGTTTTTTGTAGCTTTTTTTAGCTCCTTTTCGCTAAAAAGTCTGACTCGTTGATGCTTTAATAGCATACCTCCATTTTCTAAGAAATTCTTCTCTTTTATTCGTTTCCTCCATATGATCACAATCAAAAGACTAATGATCATGACAAACATGAAAGCTCCGGAGACTGCAATAAAACAGAGAAAATTAGTATAAATAATAAGACTTGTATCTAGCAAAAGTGATCAACCGCATGAACATAAAGATCAAGAGGAACAATTAGGCAACACAACAGTTGTGTCACATTATTCGTGCAACAAAACAATCGGACATTTGTAATGTTAgtatattttatgataaaaaaataaac is a window of Mercurialis annua linkage group LG2, ddMerAnnu1.2, whole genome shotgun sequence DNA encoding:
- the LOC126669583 gene encoding wall-associated receptor kinase 2-like — its product is MSNLMQIILALSFIMMVYSLDSCPNKCGNVHVPYPFGINDTSAIIVNSACAMNESFMFLCDSTEDPPRLYFGLNLPIRDISLEKGTITIGTYESFDCYNKSGQTHHFNYWVSLGSGPFTLSDTRNKLTAVGCDTTAFMTDGVTFGSGCISLCFGNEKLDSCSGIGCCQTAVPRNLKFINITILSGSNHSGVLEYNPCGFAFIADEQTFDVSKLRLDDRPYSPSTKEYATSDVVVEWVAREETCEHAQSSSNRDRYVCGDNTYCTYSENGQGYRCSCAPGFTGNPYRPQGCQDIDECKEAVNYPCYGACKNTVGNYTCRCPLGMRGDGKIGCHGFRVTTIFTISGAFMFVMIISLLIVIIWRKRIKEKNFLENGGMLLKHQRVRLFSEKELKKATKNYDISQFLGEGGFGSVYRGSLTDGTQVAVKKPKDLDKTQINQEFQKEIGIVLQVNHVNVVKILGLCLETKHPLLVYEFISNGSLFQHIHQSRSQILSSWKVRLRIAAEIALALDYLHSLANPPIIHGDVKSANILIDENYTTKVSDFGASVLISPGQTDMAMKIQGTFGYLDPEYLMTGILTEKSDVYSFGVVLVELLTGEKPNPNARSGSNSNIIQYFLSSLERNDLSEILYLAVTEDELEDIKVFAELAKCCLSSSGMKRPSMKQVAEDLGRLRQSNESLWAQQNSLETEHLLAANTNQHDTIIMPTFDIDHYYSTASL